CAGGCGGTAGGAGCCGTCCGGTGCGGTGGTGGCCGTGGCGGCCACCTTCCCGCGGGAGTCGACCGCCTCGACCGAGAGCTTGGGCAGCCCGCGTTCGCCGCGGTCCACCGTGCCGGGCTTGCCGCCACCGCCGGGGGTGAAGTCGAGGTAGACCACACCGCGCAGTTCACCGTCAGCGGCAGGGGACTTGGCGGCCGGTGCGGCGGGCCGCGCCTGCGACGGCATGTCCTTGGGCGGGACGCCGACCAGACCGAGGTTGACGGTGTTCCCGGGGCCGGTGCGCCGCGCCGTGCGGTAGGAACCGTCTTTGCCCTTGGTCAGCTGCTTGTCGCCGAGGCGCGCCTTGGCGGTCGGGAAGGAGGTGGACTTCCCCTGGACGCTGTCGTGGATGCCGACGGTGACCGCGTTGAGCACACCGCGCTGCGGATCCTGCTCGTAGGCGAGACGGAAGATGATGCCGGCGGCGAGGAAGGAGATCGCCATGGGCATGAACATCAGCAGCTTGAACGCCGTCTTCCAGCGGATCTTCTCCGTCAGGACGGCGAGGACCAGGCCGAGTCCGGTCAGCAGCGCGGGGGCGAAGACGACCCAGATCGCACTGTTGCGGATGGCCCGGAGCGTGGCGGGGTCCTGGAACATCGCGGTGTAGTTGTCGGCGCCGACGAAGGTGTCCCCCGAGGCGTCGTACAGGCTGCGGATGACCGAGAACACGATGGGGTACGCGACGAGGGCGCCCAGCAGCAACAGCGCGGGGAACAGGAACACCGCGGCGATCCGCCGGCGGCGCCGGACCGCGCGCCGCACGGGGGCGCTCGCCTTGCCGGGTGAGCCGCCCGGGGGGAGGGGCGCGGTGCCGCGCGACGTGGCGGGCGGCACCGCGGGAGTGGTGACAGGCATGGGATCGGGCCCTTGGTCCTTACTTTCCGTACGCCTTGGCCGCGGCGGCCTCGAGCTTGCGGGCCGTGGCCTCCGGGTCCGAGGGGTCGCGCAGGAAGTCCTGCAGCAGCTTCCATTCGCCGGCGCCCTGGGTGCCGCCGAAGGCCGCGGGGGCCTGGTCGGACATGTCGAAGCGCACGGAGTTCCCGGCCTCGGTCAGCGACTGGGCGGCCTTGCGGGTGACCTCGTCGTGGTAAGCGTCCGCGGGCACCTTCTTGTTGGGCGAGATATAGCCGCCGGCCTTGGCCCACACCCCGGACGCCTCGGGCGTGGCCAGGTACTTCACCAGCTCCATCGCGGCCTTCTTGTGCTTCCCGGCCTTGAGCACCACGGCGGCGTCACCGCCGCTGACCACCGGTGCCTTGCCCTCGTCGACCGCGGGGAAGGGGAAGAACTTGGCGTCCTTGCCGACCTGCTTGTGGAGCTCATCGGTGACCAGGGCACTGACGAAGTCCCCCTCGTAGACCATGGCCGCCCCCGGGTCCGGGCCGAAGACCTGCTGGACGGACTCGGGGAAGTCGGTGCGCAGCGCGCCCGAACCGCCCCCGGCCACCAGGTTCTTGTCGCTGAAGAGCTTGCCCAGAGCGGTGAGCGCCTTGACCACGCTGGGGTCGGTCCACGGGATCTTGTGGGCGGCGAGCTTGTCGTACTTCTCCTGCCCGGCCTGGGAGAGGTAGATGTTCTCGAACCAGTCGGTGAGCGGCCAGCCGGCCTCGCCCGCGACGGAGAACGCCGGCACCCCCGAGTCGGAGAGCGTACGGCCCGACTTCAGCAGCTCCTGGTAGGTCTTCGCGGGCTTGACGCCGGCCTGCGCGAAGGCCTCCGGGCTGTACCAGACCGTCGACTTGTGCGAGGCCTTGAAGTACAGGCCGTAGTAGGTCTTGTCGACCGTGCCGTAGTCCTTCCACACCTGCGCGAAGTTCTTCTTGGCCTCGGCGCCGATCTCCGCCGAGAGGGGCGCCAGCCAGCCCTTCTTGGCGAACTGCTGGAGCACACCGACCTGCGGCACCATCACCACATCGGGGGCGTTGCCGCCCTCGACCTGGCTGCCGATCACCGTCGAGACGTTGTCACCGGTGGAGGAGAAGGTGACCTTGGCGCCGGTCTTCTCGGAGAACGCGTCCAGGACCTTCTTGAAGTTCTGCTGTTCCACACCGGTCCAGACACCGGCCACGGTGACGCTCTCACCGCTCAGTTCCTGCTTGCCGCCCCCGGCGGAGACTCCGCCGCCGCAGGCGGTGGCGGAGAGCGCCAGGCCGAGCACGGCCGCACCGGACAGGGCGGCTCGGGTGTGTCGTACAGAGGGTCGTCTCATCATTGGGATTCCCTTCGGGAGGAACTGCGGAGGAGTGCGGGAGGACTGCGGAGGTCGTGCTGTCGAGGGGGCTATCGGGATTCGGGGGTGTGCATCCACCAGGCGGCGGTGGAGCCGGGGAGCGTTCCGGCGGGGCAGTCGCCGCTCGCCAGCAGAGGGACGCCCGGTACGGGGGCCGGCACCGGCTCGGTTCCGAAGTTGACGGCGCAGACGAGGCCGTCGCCACGGACGAACGCCAGGACCTGGGGCGGGGACTCCAGCCAGCGCAGAGTGCCTTCGCCGAGCTGCGGAAGGCTGCGGCGCAGCGCCAGCCCCTCGCGGTACAGGTGCCAGAACGACCGGGTGTCGGCCAGTGCCCGGTCCGTAGCGTGGTCGGCGAACCAGTCGGGCTGCGGCAGCCAGGGCCGCGCCGCGTCGGTACCGCTGGTGAAGCCGAACGGTGAGGCGTGCCCGGACCAGGGCAGCGGCACCCGGCAGCCGTCGCGGATGTGCTCCCGGCTGCCCGTACGGTGGTAGATCGGGTCGGTGAGGACCTCGTCGGGCAGGTCGACGACCTCCGGCAGGCCCAGTTCCTCGCCCTGGTAGACGTATGCCGCGCCGGGCAGTGCCAGCATCAGCAGCGCGGCGGCACGGGCCCGCGCCGGGCCCAGCTCTCCCGCGGACTCCGTCGGCTCGGCGCCCCCGGGGTCGGTCGCGTACCGGGTGACGGTCCGGACCTGGTCGTGGTTGTTGAGCACCCAGGTGACCGTGGAGCCGGTGCCCGCGATGTCGGTGAGCGCCTCGGAGATGACCTTGCGGAAGGTGCCGATGTCCCAGCGCGCGGTCAGCAGGTGGAAGAAGAACGCCTGGTGCAGCTCGTCGGGCCGGACGTATGCGGCCTGTTCGCTCGGTGTCCGTACGGAGACCTCACCGACCAGCAGCCGGTCGCGGCCGTCGCGGGACGTGTACTCCTCGCACAGGGCGCGCCAGTCGCGCCACACCTGGTGCACCTCGGGCTGGTTCCAGGCCAGCGGGTTGACCGAGTCACGGGTCCGTTCGTCGGCCGACGGGTCGGGGGAGTCGGGCAGTTCGGGGTGCTTGAAAAGCCCGGCGGCCACGTCGATGCGGAAGCCGTCGACCCCGCGGTCCAGCCAGAAGCGCAGCACACTGTCGAAGTCGGCGCCCACGGCGGGGTTGCGCCAGTTCAGATCGGGCTGCTCGGGCGTGAACATGTGGAGGTACCACTGGCCCTCCTCGCCGGACGCCTCCTTGACCCGGGACCAGGCGGGGCCGCCGAACATGGCCCGCCAGTTGTTGGGCGGCAGCTCTCCGTTCTCCCCGCGTCCGTCGGCGAAGTGGAAGAGCGACCGTGCCTGGCTCCCCGGGCCGTCCGCCAGGGCGGCGCGGAACCACGGGTGCTCGCTGGAGCAGTGGTTGGGGACGATGTCCAGGAGCACCTTCAGACCCAGCCGGTGGGCGTCGGCCACCAGGCGGTCGAATTCGGCGAGATCGCCGTATACGGGATCGACATCGCGGTAGTCGGCGACGTCGTAGCCGTGGTCGTGCTGGGGGGAGGGGTAGAAGGGGCTGAGCCAGATGCCGTCCACCCCGAGCTTCTTGAGGTAGGGCAACCCCGTCCGCACACCGGCCAGATCACCGATGCCGTCGCCGGTGCTGTCGAGGAAGCTGCGGACGTAGACCTGGTAGATCACCGCGTCGCGCCACCAGTGCTGTGCCGGATTCCGGGAGGTGGACCCGGTGGCCGGCAAGAGTGCGGCGGAGGCCGGACCGGGGAGGGAGGGGGAGGGCGCGGAGTCGGCCGAAGAGCCGTTCCCTGCCGTGGCTATGAGCATCTGCCGTGATCCCGTTCTTGCATGGGCATGCCGTGCGGCTGCAATCGCTGTTATGCATGCATGTTAAGTAGGCATGTCTTTTCGGTGTCAACGAAATGGTCAAAAGTCGCTGCGAGATGCCCGAATTTGCGGGGAATTATCCAGTCAGCCTGTACCTAACAAGTAAGTAGGGGAGCTGCTGGAGAGAGGTGCGAAGGGCTCCGACGTCAGCCGCGGCCGACGATGGCCGTCAGCTCGCGCGTCAGACGTGCGACGGTGGCATCCGTGCTCCGCCGGTGGATCAGCGCGTCGTGCAGGACCGCCTGCACCGCCAGGCTCACCTGGTCGTACTGCGGGCTCTTGATGCGCGGCTTGGCCGCCAGTACGGCCCGCTTGAGCGTCGGAAGGTACGGGAAGCGCCGCACCAGCTCCGGGTCCGTGTACAGATCGGCCCAGACCGGTGGCAGCGCGCCCTTGGTGAGCACCCGGCGCTGGACCGACTCGGTCGTCAGATAGGAGATCAGCTCGGTCGCCGTCTTCTGGTGCCGCGACTGTGCGTTGACCGCCAGATTGGAGCCGCCCAGCGCGCTGGAACCCGGCCCGTCGGGACCCGGCAGCGGCACGGCGCCGAACTTGCCCGCCACCCCGGAGGGCTGGGCATTGGCCAGCGCATAGGCGTACGGCCAGTTCCGCAGGAACAGCAGCCGGCCGTCCTGGAACGCCTTACGGGACTCTTCTTCCTTGTACGCCAGGGCCCGCCGCGGGATCCAGCCCTCGCGCACCCCGTCGAGCAGAAAGGACAGCCCGCGACGGGCCGCGGGGGAGTCCACCGTGACCCGCGAGCCCTCGCCCGCGAGCACCGTGCCGCCGGCCGACTGAACCGCCTCGACGACATTGGCGGTCAGCCCCTCGTACGGCAGGAACTGCCCCGCGTAACCGTCCAGCCCGTACTTGGGCGCGACCGTCTTCGCCAGGTGCGCCAACTCGGCCCAGGTGCGTGGCGGCCGCGCACCCTCCCGGTCGAGCACGTCCTTGCGGTAGTAGAGCAGTCCCGCATTGGTCACATAGGGGACCGCGTAGAGCTGCCCACGGAAGGTGGCGGTGTCCACCACGGGAGGCAGGAAGCGTTTCAGCGGGAACTGCGCACCGTTCACGGGCTTGATCCAGCCCGCGGCCGCGAACTCCGACGTCCACGCCACATCGATGTTCAGCACATCGAAGCGGTCGCTGCGGGAGCGCAGC
This genomic stretch from Streptomyces nigrescens harbors:
- a CDS encoding ABC transporter substrate-binding protein, with the protein product MRRPSVRHTRAALSGAAVLGLALSATACGGGVSAGGGKQELSGESVTVAGVWTGVEQQNFKKVLDAFSEKTGAKVTFSSTGDNVSTVIGSQVEGGNAPDVVMVPQVGVLQQFAKKGWLAPLSAEIGAEAKKNFAQVWKDYGTVDKTYYGLYFKASHKSTVWYSPEAFAQAGVKPAKTYQELLKSGRTLSDSGVPAFSVAGEAGWPLTDWFENIYLSQAGQEKYDKLAAHKIPWTDPSVVKALTALGKLFSDKNLVAGGGSGALRTDFPESVQQVFGPDPGAAMVYEGDFVSALVTDELHKQVGKDAKFFPFPAVDEGKAPVVSGGDAAVVLKAGKHKKAAMELVKYLATPEASGVWAKAGGYISPNKKVPADAYHDEVTRKAAQSLTEAGNSVRFDMSDQAPAAFGGTQGAGEWKLLQDFLRDPSDPEATARKLEAAAAKAYGK
- a CDS encoding ABC transporter permease subunit, which gives rise to MPVTTPAVPPATSRGTAPLPPGGSPGKASAPVRRAVRRRRRIAAVFLFPALLLLGALVAYPIVFSVIRSLYDASGDTFVGADNYTAMFQDPATLRAIRNSAIWVVFAPALLTGLGLVLAVLTEKIRWKTAFKLLMFMPMAISFLAAGIIFRLAYEQDPQRGVLNAVTVGIHDSVQGKSTSFPTAKARLGDKQLTKGKDGSYRTARRTGPGNTVNLGLVGVPPKDMPSQARPAAPAAKSPAADGELRGVVYLDFTPGGGGKPGTVDRGERGLPKLSVEAVDSRGKVAATATTAPDGSYRLAGLAPGSYAVQLPAKDFAPPYEGVSWLGPALITPAIIGAYMWIWTGFALVLIGAGLSSMPRDVLEAARMDGANEWQVFRRITVPLLGPVLGVVFVTMVINVMKVFDLVYIIAPGPVQQDANVLALQMWLVSFGGGNNQGLGSALGVLLLLLVVPAMALNIRRFRRSQS
- a CDS encoding glycoside hydrolase family 13 protein, with protein sequence MLIATAGNGSSADSAPSPSLPGPASAALLPATGSTSRNPAQHWWRDAVIYQVYVRSFLDSTGDGIGDLAGVRTGLPYLKKLGVDGIWLSPFYPSPQHDHGYDVADYRDVDPVYGDLAEFDRLVADAHRLGLKVLLDIVPNHCSSEHPWFRAALADGPGSQARSLFHFADGRGENGELPPNNWRAMFGGPAWSRVKEASGEEGQWYLHMFTPEQPDLNWRNPAVGADFDSVLRFWLDRGVDGFRIDVAAGLFKHPELPDSPDPSADERTRDSVNPLAWNQPEVHQVWRDWRALCEEYTSRDGRDRLLVGEVSVRTPSEQAAYVRPDELHQAFFFHLLTARWDIGTFRKVISEALTDIAGTGSTVTWVLNNHDQVRTVTRYATDPGGAEPTESAGELGPARARAAALLMLALPGAAYVYQGEELGLPEVVDLPDEVLTDPIYHRTGSREHIRDGCRVPLPWSGHASPFGFTSGTDAARPWLPQPDWFADHATDRALADTRSFWHLYREGLALRRSLPQLGEGTLRWLESPPQVLAFVRGDGLVCAVNFGTEPVPAPVPGVPLLASGDCPAGTLPGSTAAWWMHTPESR
- a CDS encoding ABC transporter substrate-binding protein gives rise to the protein MRWKRAAGRALLVCALLFAGNAGAQAGEPAGGPDGRGPITLVTGGDLTGYLRGVLDGWNDRHPHEKVTLVELPDAADEVRAQMVTELRSRSDRFDVLNIDVAWTSEFAAAGWIKPVNGAQFPLKRFLPPVVDTATFRGQLYAVPYVTNAGLLYYRKDVLDREGARPPRTWAELAHLAKTVAPKYGLDGYAGQFLPYEGLTANVVEAVQSAGGTVLAGEGSRVTVDSPAARRGLSFLLDGVREGWIPRRALAYKEEESRKAFQDGRLLFLRNWPYAYALANAQPSGVAGKFGAVPLPGPDGPGSSALGGSNLAVNAQSRHQKTATELISYLTTESVQRRVLTKGALPPVWADLYTDPELVRRFPYLPTLKRAVLAAKPRIKSPQYDQVSLAVQAVLHDALIHRRSTDATVARLTRELTAIVGRG